The proteins below are encoded in one region of Gadus macrocephalus chromosome 14, ASM3116895v1:
- the mettl21e gene encoding methyltransferase like 21e isoform X1, with protein MEYLRVYLMEFPEGVAEDVADGSVVTGGGDGGADGIAVAADAELAASIMAHRSQPSLILNQVWEGFSFAGKQIRIKESTELYGAVLWPSAIVLCHFLENNLDKYNMADKNVMELGAGTGLASIVSSLLGAKVTSTDLPEILANLTYNVQRNTKDHCRYTPVVTELSWGQQLEERFPRSTHHYDYVLAADVVYHHPFLQELLETLEHLCQPGTQVLWAMRFRMDIENRFVERFQQRFSMELLYDLPSLNIKLYRGWKP; from the exons ATGGAGTACCTGAGGGTGTACCTGATGGAGTTTCCTGAGGGTGTAGCTGAGGATGTAGCTGACGGTAGTGTTGTCAcagggggaggtgatggaggagctgatggtaTAGCCGTAGCAGCTGATGCAGAGCTGGCTGCCTCCATCATGGCCCACCGCTCTCAGCCCTCCCTCATCTTGAACCAGGTCTGGGAGGGATTCTCCTTCGCTGGCAAGCAGATCCGCATCAAGGAATCCACCGAACTGTATGGAGCTGTGCTCTGGCCCTCG GCGATTGTATTGTGTCACTTCCTGGAGAACAACCTTGACAAGTACAACATGGCGGATAAAAACGTGATGGAGCTAGGAGCAGGAACTGGCTTGGCCTCCATCGTCTCCAGTCTGCTag GGGCCAAGGTCACCTCCACTGACCTCCCCGAGATTTTGGCAAACCTCACCTACAATGTCCAGCGCAACACTAAGGACCACTGCAGATACACACCAGTG GTGACGGAGCTGTCCTGGGGCCAGCAGTTGGAGGAGCGGTTCCCTCGATCGACCCACCACTACGACTACGTGCTGGCGGCCGACGTGGTCTACCACCACCCCTTCCTCCAGGAGCTCCTGGAAACCCTTGAGCACCTCTGCCAGCCGGGGACGCAGGTCCTGTGGGCCATGCGCTTCCGCATGGACATAGAGAACCGCTTTGTAGAACGCTTCCAGCAGCGCTTCAGCATGGAGCTGCTGTACGACCTGCCCAGCCTCAACATCAAGCTGTACCGAGGCTGGAAACCATAG
- the mettl21e gene encoding methyltransferase like 21e isoform X2, translating to MESCSALDTQGGGDGGADGIAVAADAELAASIMAHRSQPSLILNQVWEGFSFAGKQIRIKESTELYGAVLWPSAIVLCHFLENNLDKYNMADKNVMELGAGTGLASIVSSLLGAKVTSTDLPEILANLTYNVQRNTKDHCRYTPVVTELSWGQQLEERFPRSTHHYDYVLAADVVYHHPFLQELLETLEHLCQPGTQVLWAMRFRMDIENRFVERFQQRFSMELLYDLPSLNIKLYRGWKP from the exons ATGGAGAGCTGCTCAGCCCTAGACACACAGG ggggaggtgatggaggagctgatggtaTAGCCGTAGCAGCTGATGCAGAGCTGGCTGCCTCCATCATGGCCCACCGCTCTCAGCCCTCCCTCATCTTGAACCAGGTCTGGGAGGGATTCTCCTTCGCTGGCAAGCAGATCCGCATCAAGGAATCCACCGAACTGTATGGAGCTGTGCTCTGGCCCTCG GCGATTGTATTGTGTCACTTCCTGGAGAACAACCTTGACAAGTACAACATGGCGGATAAAAACGTGATGGAGCTAGGAGCAGGAACTGGCTTGGCCTCCATCGTCTCCAGTCTGCTag GGGCCAAGGTCACCTCCACTGACCTCCCCGAGATTTTGGCAAACCTCACCTACAATGTCCAGCGCAACACTAAGGACCACTGCAGATACACACCAGTG GTGACGGAGCTGTCCTGGGGCCAGCAGTTGGAGGAGCGGTTCCCTCGATCGACCCACCACTACGACTACGTGCTGGCGGCCGACGTGGTCTACCACCACCCCTTCCTCCAGGAGCTCCTGGAAACCCTTGAGCACCTCTGCCAGCCGGGGACGCAGGTCCTGTGGGCCATGCGCTTCCGCATGGACATAGAGAACCGCTTTGTAGAACGCTTCCAGCAGCGCTTCAGCATGGAGCTGCTGTACGACCTGCCCAGCCTCAACATCAAGCTGTACCGAGGCTGGAAACCATAG
- the LOC132471494 gene encoding uncharacterized protein LOC132471494 isoform X4 — protein sequence MGTLSASYFEKGKAYLQLNEEEDNEDERNKRQEHVIKDALRERRQSDEQERDNGGEEDVEERKERSSDSSEDETDDEDDRQEIERRKESGRVCDSDDPTAEQEVRQERKPAWAPNYLCRNGRDVYHYAGNDIVIYESIGSYGSVMWPAALALCSYLDSNRLETELLGKRVLELGAGTGLVAIVASLLGGFTDQTDHLSRPSTITYPDPPPSPTRLTTIIYPDPSPTRSTPTYPPLPTNQTRYSPHGKNILIVAKTVVENECLIRYDKSTIVKIVYRYITGQLKSTRKLARLYIRALLIYISLVMQKA from the exons ATGGGAACTTTGTCTGCGTCATACTTTGAGAAGGGGAAGGCTTACCTGCAGTTGAACGAGGAAGAGGATAATGAAGATGAAAGAAACAAGCGACAAG AACATGTTATTAAAGATGCGCTGAGGGAGAGAAGACAATCAGATGAGCAGGAAAGAGACAATGGAGGTGAAGAGGACgtagaggagagaaaggagaggagcagTGATTCATCAGAGGACGAGACAGATGACGAGGACGATCGTCAGGAGATTGAGAGGAGGAAGGAATCCGGCAGGGTCTGTGATTCTGATGACCCTACAG CGGAACAGGAAGTGAGACAGGAAAGGAAGCCAGCATGGGCTCCCAACTACTTGTGCAGGAATGGTAGAGACGTGTACCATTACGCCGGCAACGACATCGTCATCTACGAATCCATCGGCTCCTACGGATCAGTGATGTGGCCCGCG GCGCTGGCCCTCTGTTCATACCTGGATTCCAACCGGCTGGAGACGGAGCTCCTGGGGAAGAGAGTTCTGGAGCTGGGGGCTGGAACCGGCCTGGTGGCAATTGTCGCCTCTCTGCTGGGTGGGTTCACAGATCAGACTGACCACCTATCCAGACCTAGCACCATTACCTACCCAGACCCTCCACCATCACCTACCAGACTTACCACCATCATTTACCCAGACCCATCAC CTACCAGATCCACACCCACCTATCCACCACTACCGACTAACCAGACCAGATATTCACCACATGGTAAAAACATTTTGATAGTAGCAAAAACAGTTGTAGAAAATGAATGTTTGATACGATACGACAAATCGACGATAGTAAAGATAGTTTATAGATATATCACTGGCCAACTAAAAAGCACACGTAAATTGGCGAGACTATATATCAGGGCATTATTGATTTATATATCATTGGTGATGCAGAAAGCGTAA